The Kribbella sp. HUAS MG21 genome includes the window GGAGTGCTCGGCGTACTCGGAGCCGATCCGGACGAGGGCGTGGGCATGCTCGTCTTCGCGTTGGCCGCGGCCGGGCCGTCGCTGGCCGCGCTGGTGATGTGGTTGCGGCACCGGGACCGGCGGCGTGTTGTCCGTTGGTCGCCGGTGTGGCCGGTGGTCGCGGTCGTGCTTGGTGCGCTGCCGCCGCTGGTGGCCTCGGCGGTGCTGGGGGATCTACCGGCGCTGCCCGAGCATGCGTCGTCGGTCGTCGCCGCGGCAGGAGGGATCCTCGGCGCTGCGGCGTACACGCTCCTGGCAGGTCCGGTGGCGGAGGAGTTCGGGTGGCGCGGGTACGCGCAGCCGCGGTTGCGTCAGTACTACGGTCCGCTCGGAACGACGGCGATACTCGGCGCGGTGTGGGGTGTGTGGCATCTGCCGCTGTACTTCCTGCCGGGCACCGGACAGTACGAGGACAGGCTGTTCACGCAGCAAGGGCTGACGTTCTTCCTGGAGCTGTTCCCGCTGACGTTCGTGATGCAGTTCGTCACCGAGCGCCTGCGGGGTGGGGTTCCGGCGGCGATCCTCGTGCACGCTGCCTGGAACCTGAGCAGCGAGCTGGTGCCGCCGCTCGGTAGCGGTGTCTGGGTGGAGTTGCTGGTCCTGACCGTGGTGGCCGCGGCGTTGCTGCCATGCTGGACGGCAGTCCGGCGAGGCAGAAGGGTGACGGCATGACTCGGGTTGCGGTGGTGACCGGTGGTGGGTCGGGGCTGGGGCGGGAGATGGCGCTCGCGCTGGCCGGCGCGGGGTTCGCGGTCTGGGTGACCGGGCGGACCGAAGAGAAACTGAAGGAGACCGCCGCGGCGGCGGGGAGTGTCGGGGGCGAGGGGCCCGGAGCTGTCCGGTATGTCGTGCTGGATGTGGCCGACGGGGCGGCGGTGCGGGAGTTCTTCGGAGGACTCGAGCGGGTCGACGTACTCGTGAACAACGCGGGCGTCGGGTCCCCGGCCGCGGCGGTGCAGGACGTCCGGGAGGAGGACTGGCGGCGGGTCGTGGACACCAACCTGACCGGGTCCTTCCTCTGTGCGCAGGCGGCGTACGACGTGATGCTGCGGCAGGACCCGAAGGGCGGGCGGATCATCAACAACGGCTCGATCTCGGCGCATGTACCGCGGCCGCAGGGGATCGCCTACACCGCGAGCAAGCACGCGATCACCGGGCTGACCAAGAGCCTCGAGCTGGAGGGCCGCGCGCACGGGATCACCGCCTGCCAGATCGACATCGGCAACGCCGCGACCGCGATGACCGCCCGGATGGAGCAGGGCGTGCTGCAGCCGGACGGGTCGATCGCGGTCGAGCCGACGTTCGACCCGAAGATCGTCGCCGACTTCGTGGTGCGGATCGCCGAGCTGCCGACGTCGGTCGCCGTACCGACGCTGACCGTGATGGCGGCCGGGATGCCGTACGTCGGCCGCGGCTGATCAGCTGGGGAACAGGTCCTGGAGCCGCTCCATGATCCGGGCCGTCGTTTCGCCCAGGAAGCGGATGCCGGCCAGTTCCAGCTCGCTGCCGGCGTAGTCCTCCGGCACAACCAGCTCACCGCCGAGCCAGGTGTGGCGGATCCGCTGGGTGGCAGTGATGTCGGCCAGCGGGTCCCCGTCGACCAGTAGCAGGTCCGCACGGCCACCTACCGTCAGCCGGCCGCGGTCAGCCAGGTTGAACACCTCAGCGGGCGCACTGGTCGCAGCCACGAGCGCCTCCGCCGGAGTGAGCCCAGCCCGCACCAGGTGCGCCAGCTCCCGGTGCAGCGACGCCCCGAACACCAAACCGGGGTTAGGCGCATCCGTCCCCGCCAGCACCCGTACTCCGGCCTGCTGCAACGCCAGCGTGTTGGCGCGGGCAGTACTACTGTCCGGCGGCTCCGGTGGCATCCAGCGCTGGGACTGCTCGACCAGCACCTGCTGCCAGCGCGCAGGCATCCGTGGCATCAGTTCTGGTTCGTCCAGCAACGGCAGCTGCCTGGACGGCCCGTTGAACCCGTCGACGATGCCCAGCGTCGCGATGACCGCCACATCCGCCACCGCCTCGACGTCCCGTGCGGACATCGGATCCGACGGCACATGGGCGAGTACGTCGACACCACACTCGACGACCTGCACCGCAGCGGCGGCCGTGGACACGTGGGCGACCACGATCAGGCCGTGCTCGTGTGCCTCCCGGGTCAGCGCCAGTACGGACGCCTCGTCCAGTGTCGGCAGCTGCAGGCCGTGGCCCGAGCCGTCGTCGTAGATCAGCTTGAGGTGGTCGGCGCCCTCCGCGATCCGGTCCGCGACGAACTGCTTCGCGTCCTCCGGCCCTGTCACGTAAGGGAACGGCGGATACGCGATCGACGGATGCCCGCCGGGCGCGGTCGCACCGATGCCGGACGTGAGGAAGGCCGAGCGCGGCACCTCCTGCCGGATCACCTCCGGCATGCTGAACTGGTCCAGCTGCGTGGTCACGCCGTACGTCGCCGCGAGATGCGTGCAGCCCGGCGCCAGGTGGATGTGTGAGTCGATCAGACCGGGAAGCAACGTAGCGCCGGTGCCGTCGACGACGACGTCGCCCGGCTGTGCGATCTCCGGGCCGCCGACCGCGACGATGCGATCGTCCGCGACCCGCAGGGAGTTCGCGCGGAGCGCCGTACCCCGGTCGACCAGTCGGGTGTGCAGGATCGTGAATGCCATGTCGCGGACGCTAAGGGGTGACGTAACGTCATACTCCAACCTGATTTCCGGAGGTGTCGTGGAGCGCACGGTCAGCGAGCTGGCCCGGTTGGCCGGGGTGTCGGTGCGGACGCTGCGGCATTACGACGCCATCGGCCTGCTGCCGCCCGGCCGCGTCGCCGCGAACGGCTACCGGTACTACGGCCGCCCCGAACTCCTCCGCCTGCAACGGATCCTGCTGCTCCGCGAGCTCGGCGTACCGCTGCCGGCGATCGCGCGGATCCTGGACGAGCAGGACGACGAACTCGCCGCGCTCCAGGGACACCGGGAGCAACTCCTGCGGGAGCGGCGGCGCCTGGACGACATGCTCGGCGCGGTCGATCGGACGGTCGCGGCGCTGTCCGGCGACGACGCGGTCCCCGACGAGGAGTTCTTCACCGGGCTGAACCAGGCGCGGTCGCGACTCC containing:
- a CDS encoding type II CAAX endopeptidase family protein, whose protein sequence is MINRRLVEFGVICLVLTWIPWGVLGVLGADPDEGVGMLVFALAAAGPSLAALVMWLRHRDRRRVVRWSPVWPVVAVVLGALPPLVASAVLGDLPALPEHASSVVAAAGGILGAAAYTLLAGPVAEEFGWRGYAQPRLRQYYGPLGTTAILGAVWGVWHLPLYFLPGTGQYEDRLFTQQGLTFFLELFPLTFVMQFVTERLRGGVPAAILVHAAWNLSSELVPPLGSGVWVELLVLTVVAAALLPCWTAVRRGRRVTA
- a CDS encoding SDR family NAD(P)-dependent oxidoreductase; its protein translation is MTRVAVVTGGGSGLGREMALALAGAGFAVWVTGRTEEKLKETAAAAGSVGGEGPGAVRYVVLDVADGAAVREFFGGLERVDVLVNNAGVGSPAAAVQDVREEDWRRVVDTNLTGSFLCAQAAYDVMLRQDPKGGRIINNGSISAHVPRPQGIAYTASKHAITGLTKSLELEGRAHGITACQIDIGNAATAMTARMEQGVLQPDGSIAVEPTFDPKIVADFVVRIAELPTSVAVPTLTVMAAGMPYVGRG
- a CDS encoding amidohydrolase family protein, whose product is MAFTILHTRLVDRGTALRANSLRVADDRIVAVGGPEIAQPGDVVVDGTGATLLPGLIDSHIHLAPGCTHLAATYGVTTQLDQFSMPEVIRQEVPRSAFLTSGIGATAPGGHPSIAYPPFPYVTGPEDAKQFVADRIAEGADHLKLIYDDGSGHGLQLPTLDEASVLALTREAHEHGLIVVAHVSTAAAAVQVVECGVDVLAHVPSDPMSARDVEAVADVAVIATLGIVDGFNGPSRQLPLLDEPELMPRMPARWQQVLVEQSQRWMPPEPPDSSTARANTLALQQAGVRVLAGTDAPNPGLVFGASLHRELAHLVRAGLTPAEALVAATSAPAEVFNLADRGRLTVGGRADLLLVDGDPLADITATQRIRHTWLGGELVVPEDYAGSELELAGIRFLGETTARIMERLQDLFPS